In Streptomyces qaidamensis, one DNA window encodes the following:
- a CDS encoding sensor histidine kinase, which produces MPSTIGAQGARQARPDGRLWRPDIGHSAESAGNRRFRILLGVYSETPLLRRALIAAGWIFLGLLWLLDVFAKGAPDHRWTSLLQMVSGPLACMALLWPSRRPSVRVRAVLVAGGSLVLTAVIATWAGPDIAATFGALESVALLVLLSRAVWAVPGPRTAVAVSAALSVAVIVIPLRLLPGDIQNDSQNALSGSVLMALGAGLALAWGLRARLTEERRARDIAAVRQHQRLELAHDLHDFVAHHVTGIIVQANAALALQHTAPEQVQPLLQNITRSGSEALDSMRRLVRVMREDDHAGVRPGEVWVELARLVSAFSGDEEDAQLHVAAAAREVRLAPEVETSVHRVVQEALTNVRRHAPGAVVAVRIDVDGHRLRVEAYNTAPAAPHSGPVGGRGGFGLIGLRERVEAVEGTLTAAPTDDGGWRLTAAFPVLAAVAGSPA; this is translated from the coding sequence ATGCCGTCCACGATCGGGGCGCAGGGTGCCCGGCAGGCTCGGCCGGACGGCCGGTTGTGGCGGCCGGACATCGGCCATTCGGCCGAGTCCGCCGGGAATCGCCGCTTCCGTATCCTGCTGGGCGTGTACTCCGAAACTCCGCTGCTCCGCCGGGCGCTGATCGCCGCCGGCTGGATCTTCCTCGGCCTGCTGTGGTTGCTCGACGTGTTCGCCAAAGGGGCGCCCGACCACCGCTGGACGAGCTTGCTGCAGATGGTGTCCGGCCCGCTCGCCTGCATGGCGCTGCTGTGGCCCTCTCGTCGGCCGAGCGTGCGGGTACGTGCCGTGCTCGTCGCGGGCGGCTCGCTGGTCCTCACGGCCGTGATCGCCACGTGGGCGGGCCCGGACATTGCCGCTACGTTCGGGGCGCTGGAGAGCGTCGCTCTGCTGGTGCTGCTGTCCCGCGCGGTGTGGGCGGTGCCGGGCCCGAGGACCGCGGTGGCCGTTTCGGCCGCACTGAGCGTGGCGGTCATCGTGATCCCGCTGCGCCTGCTGCCGGGGGACATCCAGAACGACAGCCAGAACGCCCTCAGCGGGTCCGTGCTGATGGCGCTCGGCGCCGGCCTGGCTCTCGCCTGGGGCCTGCGGGCACGGCTGACGGAGGAGCGGCGGGCCCGCGACATCGCCGCCGTACGCCAGCACCAGCGCCTGGAACTCGCCCACGACCTGCACGACTTCGTCGCCCACCACGTCACCGGCATCATCGTCCAGGCCAATGCCGCGCTGGCCCTCCAGCACACCGCCCCGGAACAGGTCCAACCGCTGCTGCAGAACATCACCCGGTCCGGATCGGAGGCACTGGACTCGATGCGCCGTCTGGTGCGGGTCATGCGCGAGGACGACCACGCGGGCGTGCGGCCCGGCGAGGTCTGGGTGGAACTCGCCCGTCTGGTATCCGCGTTCTCCGGAGACGAAGAGGACGCCCAGTTGCACGTGGCGGCGGCGGCCCGCGAGGTGCGCCTCGCCCCCGAGGTGGAGACGTCCGTGCACCGCGTGGTGCAGGAGGCGCTGACCAACGTACGCCGGCACGCGCCCGGCGCCGTGGTCGCCGTACGGATCGATGTGGACGGGCACCGGCTGCGGGTCGAGGCGTACAACACGGCACCGGCCGCGCCCCACTCCGGCCCGGTCGGCGGGCGCGGCGGCTTCGGCCTGATCGGCCTGCGGGAACGCGTCGAGGCGGTGGAGGGCACGCTGACCGCCGCACCCACCGACGACGGCGGCTGGCGGCTGACCGCCGCCTTCCCGGTGCTGGCCGCTGTGGCAGGATCACCGGCGTGA
- a CDS encoding ABC transporter ATP-binding protein, translated as MNIPSAVLTGTGLFKSYGMTRALAGVDIDVLAGESLAVMGPSGSGKSTLLHCLAGIERPDSGEVLLDGKRIDQLREPVRSELRRTAFGFVFQSGQLLPELPADENVALPLMLGGTARRAAVEQARQWFGPLGLQGVESRRPGQLSGGQAQRVAIARALVGRPKVIFADEPTGALDQATGLEVIRLLVDVSRSQGAALVVVTHDANVARWCDRTVQVRDGVLAGGQAETATGAEAKAGHRR; from the coding sequence ATGAACATCCCCTCCGCCGTCCTGACCGGCACCGGCCTGTTCAAGTCCTACGGCATGACCCGCGCCCTGGCCGGCGTCGACATCGACGTGCTGGCCGGCGAGTCGCTGGCCGTCATGGGTCCGTCCGGCTCCGGCAAATCCACCTTGCTGCACTGCCTGGCCGGGATCGAACGGCCCGACTCCGGTGAAGTCCTGCTGGACGGCAAGAGGATCGACCAGCTCCGTGAACCGGTCCGCAGCGAGCTGCGCCGCACCGCGTTCGGCTTCGTCTTCCAGTCCGGCCAGCTGCTGCCGGAACTGCCCGCCGACGAGAACGTGGCCCTGCCGCTGATGCTCGGCGGCACAGCGCGCCGGGCAGCCGTCGAGCAGGCCCGGCAGTGGTTCGGGCCGCTCGGCCTGCAGGGCGTGGAGAGCCGGCGTCCCGGACAGCTGTCCGGAGGTCAGGCTCAGCGGGTCGCCATCGCCCGGGCCCTGGTCGGACGCCCGAAAGTGATCTTCGCTGACGAGCCGACCGGAGCGCTGGACCAGGCCACCGGCCTGGAGGTGATCCGCCTGCTGGTGGACGTCAGCCGCAGCCAGGGCGCCGCCCTGGTCGTCGTCACCCACGACGCGAACGTGGCCCGCTGGTGCGACCGCACGGTGCAGGTCCGCGACGGCGTGCTGGCCGGAGGCCAGGCTGAGACGGCGACCGGCGCCGAGGCGAAGGCGGGGCACCGGCGATGA